The window TTGGATGGTGATTTTCGAAAAACGAAGCGGGGGAGCATATCGGATAGTCGTCAAAGCTGCTAGGGCGACCGCCCGGTTTCTGCACGGTTGGCAGTTTGCCGTTTCGTTGACCGGCCCCTGCTTCGGTGAGGGCGTGCAGGCTAGCACAAGGAACCGGCTGTTCGGGCAAAGATCGGCAGGAGCGACCGAATCGCTGCACAAAAGTGGCAACCAGCGGCCGTAATACCTGATCGGCTCCCCGCAGAATTCGCCCGACCCACAACAAATCGGATTCAACCCTCAGTTTTCTTGCCACGTGCAACCCTGCCATCTTCGCAAACACAGGATTGCGTAATTCTTCCCCAACGATGCCTCCCGACTAGCGGATTCGTCTATCATCGGAACCGATCGCTAAGATCCCTTCCCAAATCCCTCCTTGCAGAAGCACGTCCCCATGATTCTGAATTTGCCCGCTTTGACCGGCTCGTCCCAGACGACGACCGCGGCACTCCAGTTCCCAACCACTCGCCGAGCGTTCTTGCCGGTCATCGCCGCAACGCTGATTGGTTTTGCGATGCAAACCAGCCCCGTGTCGGCCGAAGAAACAACCGCTCAACACCGCGTGCTGCTGCACGGCAAGAAAGGTCTGGTCGTCGTCGAACCGGACGGTTCCATCGGATGGCAAATGGATTGGGGCGGCATTCACGATCTCCACCTGCTGCCAAACGGTCACATCCTGACTCGGCAAGGCCCGGCAACCGTGGTTGAAATCGACCCGAGCACAAAGTCAGTCGTATGGAGCTACGATTGCGGGAAACAGGGTGGCAACGCGGGTAAACAAATCGAAGTCCACGCGTTTGAGCCTCTCCCCAACGGCAATCTAATGATCGCCGAGTCCGGTGCTCAACGACTGATCGAGGTCGATCGTGACGGAAACATCGTTCATCAAATTGCCTTGCAGGTAGAAAAACCCAACGCACACACCGACACTCGTTTGGTACGTCGCCTCGACTCCGGCAACTACTTGGTCGCACACGAAGCTGATGGCAAGGCTCGCGAATACAATCGCGATGGCGACGTGGTGTGGGAATATGAAGTACCTTTGTTCGGCAAACAATCCGCTCGTGGTCACGGCCCAGAGGCATTCGGCAACCGGTTGTTTGCTGCGTTGCGAATGGACAACGGCAACACGCTGATCGCGTCCGGGAACGGGCACAGTGTCCTCGAGGTCACTCCGAACAAGAAGATTGCCTGGGAGATCCATCAAAACG of the Rhodopirellula baltica SH 1 genome contains:
- a CDS encoding PQQ-binding-like beta-propeller repeat protein, with translation MILNLPALTGSSQTTTAALQFPTTRRAFLPVIAATLIGFAMQTSPVSAEETTAQHRVLLHGKKGLVVVEPDGSIGWQMDWGGIHDLHLLPNGHILTRQGPATVVEIDPSTKSVVWSYDCGKQGGNAGKQIEVHAFEPLPNGNLMIAESGAQRLIEVDRDGNIVHQIALQVEKPNAHTDTRLVRRLDSGNYLVAHEADGKAREYNRDGDVVWEYEVPLFGKQSARGHGPEAFGNRLFAALRMDNGNTLIASGNGHSVLEVTPNKKIAWEIHQNDLPGIRLAWVTTLQILENGNYVIGNCHAGPGHPILIELEPSTKKVVWQLDRFKDFGNDVSNSLIIDDVELDWLN